The genomic window CCTAAGATCTTTAAGTATCACATAGACATTGCCAAAATCTCAATGAAAATATCTGGATTGTtcaagaattgaaaaaaaaaaagataggtcaGATATTTTTATCACCTCAGTGCATGCACCCACAATACAAAGTAAGCAAGTGTTCCAACagctttttgttttcattttaaaaacttcACTGCGCTGCCTTCTGGCTTACTTTGCTTCTGACCAGAACTCTGCTGTGTTCTACTCTTTGTTCTGTGAGTCAATCTCAAAATCCCGACTTCTCTAACACTGAACTGTAAGGATCAATCAGACCAATTCATCATGACTTCTCCTCCCCTCTGCtccacttctgttctgacaccagctgcacatGGGCCTCTTCCCGACCCTAACCACAGAAGCTAGGTCAGATCTCGAATCTTAAAGGGCAGGCCCTCCAGATGCCCAAGTGTGTCCAAGACTTCAGATGCCATCTGCAAGCCTGGGAGTACCTATGACACCCACGCTTCTGACCTGCTGCCTACTATCTAGAGTTTCCGCTTGTAATggattgtgcccccccaaaatatgcgtcaaATTAGCTAGGCCACttgtgttgtcctccattttgttgttcccctatgtgttacaaatcacaatctctgcctgtggttaaagaggattagagtgggatgtaacacccttgctcaggccacacccctgatcCACCATAAAGGctgtttccctgggatgtgggaaatggaagcaagcagagagatgggaacctcatatcaccaagacagcaatgccaggagcagagcgcatcctttggacctgaggttcctgcgttgagatgctcccagctcaagggaagactgatgaataacaaggaccttcctctagagctgacagagagagaaggccttcccctggagctgatgccctgaattcagacttctagcctactggactgtgagagaataaacttctctttgttaaagccattcacttgtggtatttctgttatagcagcactaaatgactaagacacccctGTACTCTTCAGGATGCCAGCCCTAAGCTCAGGAatccccctcacttctgacctactggctttgataatttgctagaattTAAAAAAGCACATACTTGCTATTGTAACTTTtattagagcaaaaaaaaaaaaaaaagatacaaacatAGAGACGCATAGGGCAATGTCTGGGGAAGGTTACCAATGCAAGGCTTGCATGTCACCCTCACAAGTGCACTGATGtctatcataaaccaaaaaatccacaGAGCTCCTGGTCCAGAGCCTTTACTGGGGAATTATTTTGTAGACATGATTGACTGAACCATTCCCCCACCCCTACTCACAAAGTTAAATGATATCATGCAGTGGTATTTCTGCCCTGGCAAGCCCCCACGTGAGCCACCTCATCAGCATAAGCCCTCAAGTATGGTGTGAAGGCTTCATCAAAGACACTTCAATCGCTGTGGAAATCCCACTGTTTTGcaggttatctctcaggaactgAGGACACAGACCAAATTCTCTGGGTAAAGTTAAATTTATTATCCCACAATATGTCACTTCTCGTACTGCTTTTAAGGTTGTCTTTTATCACTTTCAAGAGTTAGATTTTGATGTGCCTTGGGTGGTTTTCTTCTACTTGGGGGTCTGTCTTCCTTGGATTCGTGTGTTTATAGTTTACATCAAATTTGAAACAGCTTCAGCCACTGTTTTTTTCTGTCCCATCATTTCAATCCTCTCCTTCTAGGACTGCAATTACATTTATGTTAGATTGCTTGATATTGTTCCACAGCTCATTGAAGCACTGCTCATTTTTCCCCCatcttttttctccctttgtttcattttggataCCTTCTACTagtgtcttcaagttcactgaccATTTCTTCTGTGCTGTCTAATCTGTTATAATCTGTCCACTGTATTTTTCATGTCTAAAAGCTGACCAGGGCTTTTTATATCTTTCATGTCTCACTATATCAAGCTCATACTTTACCGTCTTGAACATATGGAATATAATAGCTGTTTGAACACCCTTGTCTACTAATGTTATTGTGTGTCATTGCTGGGTCTCTTCCTATTAACTTTTCTTCATGTTATGGGTCATATTTTGCTGCCTCTTTGTATGCCTGGGTAAGTTTTGAGTGGATGCCAGACactatgtattttttatattacTCGGTGCTGgattgatttttatttctttaaatattattgGGCTTTGTTTTAGGAAGAACTTAAATTTCTTGGGAACAGTTTGAACCCTTAGAGGCTTGCATTCATGCTTTGTTAGGTGGGTCCTGGGCAGCCTTTAGCCTAAACCTGATTTGACCCAACCACCGTGgcaatggaaacgctggtggtgtagtggttaagtgctacggctactaaccaaaatgtcagcagttcaaatccaccaggcgctccttgtaaactctatggggtttTTTCCCCAGCCTGGTAGTTTCATCACAAATATGTGTTGATTACAACTTACGTAGACTTGCGAggaaactataaaaaataaattttaaaaccaaacctgtggccatcaagtcaattacaactcataccgacccttcaggacagagcacaactgccccacagggtttccaaggagtagctggtagatttgaactaccaaccttttggttagcagccatagctcttaaccactgtgccaccagggctccatatactcTATAGTCCTCTGGAACTTGCTCTCTTGCTTCCTGGGTACATCTCACACTTCTGATAGTTTTCTGCCCCAAGCATTTGAGCCATCATTGCCTCATAGAACTCTGTCTCAACTCAGGGAGACTGATGGGGTATGTCTGGGTTCCCCTTCCCTATGCTGAAGCCCAGAAACTCACTCCTGGCAATAACCTGGGGAAATCATAAAGCTCACTCATTTATTCTTTCTCAGGGGCTGGTTGCTATCCTGAGATCCTAATTGCCCAACATCTGAAAAGTTGACTATCATACTTTGTCAACTTTTTCAGTTGTTTAGAATGAGAAAGTATACAGGTTAAAAGCTTACTGttaggtgaacacttgagactatgttggcatctcctgcctggaggggagatgagagggtagagggggttagaagctggtgaaatggacatgaaaagagagagtggagggaaggagcgggctgtctcattaggggtagagcaattgggagtatgtagcaaggtatatataagtttttgtgtgagagactgacttggatttgtaaactttcacttaaagcacaataaattttttcttttttaaaaaaagcttattattaaagaaaaaaaagagtttggAAATGGCTGTGAAAAATACTGCCCCGTATTTAGGTGCCTTATGGCATATTCATTCCATACTCAGAATTATGGTTTTATTAGGAAATTAGGAATTTATGCAATTCCAGAATGAATTTGTTTGCAACAATTTCAGCAACATAAATCTCAGGTTCCTTTAAGAGTCTTACAATAATTCTTGTCCAGTGCTGATAATTTCAAAAAGATTCCATATCTAACAATGACAGTGTAAGATTCACTGATTATAGCAAACAGTGTTAATGTATTGGGATCATAGTTACTGTAGATCATTATTTTTCTGGGAACATGCCTTTCCAAGTTTACTTAATAATTAGGTAGGGATTTATCACAATGTGAATTCTCTGAAACCCACTGAAATTGTTGTTTTAAGTGGAATACAGCCTCCCAACAATGTCCATGTCCCAATCCCCATACTTGTGAATATTTTACATTATATGGCAAAGAGGAATTAAGGTAGCAAGTGGAATTAACTGTTGTGGGACCATATAATTTATTTCTCAAGTTTCACAGGCTCACATATGGAAAGGAATTGGGCCTCAAGATAAATCAATACCCAAAGTTTCATACAAACCTGAGATGACTTGGATGAAGAGATTTGTGACTTTCGAATTTATAGCATTTAGAGGAGATTTTGGATTTTGAGTTAAAGCTGTAACAGGTTGAGACTTTTAGGGATATTGAGATATGTTTTAGGGATGtgaatatattttgaaagtaggatggacatgaatcactgGACGTCCAAGGACAGACTGGTAGACAGAATAGTGGCCTCCCAAAGATGTTCATATCCTAATCTCCAGACACTGTGAAAATAACGATTACATGGCAGGGGCCTTAAGGGAGCAGATGAAGTTGAGACTGCTAATCAGAAGATCTGAAGACAGATACATTATCCTAGATTATCCCtatgggcccaatgtaatcacaaaagTCCCTAAAtgaggaagagggaggcagagtcAGTGTCACAGTGAGAAGAGACTCAATAGGTcattgctgactttgaagatggaagggggcctaatattagccaatgaatgtgggcagcctctagaagatAGCAATGGTAAAGAAAGTGATTCTCTCCTAATGCCTCTGAAAAGAAATACAGTCATGCCTATAACTTTAGACTTTggcccagtgagacccattttggacttctttCCTCTGTTAACTGTGACATAATAagtttgtattgttttaagccaccgaactcttggtaatttgttacagcagcaaataAGAAACCAATACAGTTATATTTCCACATTCATTATATTCATAGTTTTTCATTACATAAAGTAATTCCTGGTTTCCGCAAAGATTACATTAATTGCAGAAGCCTTTTCCAGATTCTGAAGGTATAATAATGTGATATAAGAGCCAGATTGGTGGTAAAATTTCCATCATTTATTGTTTTCAGGCGTTTctcttttctgagttcttccacATTACACGAAAAGTTTTCCACATTTAGTGcttgtagattttctttttctatgatATGCAATGAGGTAAATTTTATCACTGCAAACACCATCACATGCTTTCCTAAGGGTTTCAACCTGGGAGAATTATTTGATAATAACTGAGATCTTACCTCCAGGCAAAGGCCCCCAAAACAGCTATATTTCTACCCAATATGGACTCACTGATGTTTAGTAAGTCTAACTTCTCACAGAAGTCTTATCCACAGCCACTACATCCATAGAGTTCCCATCCTAAATTAAGCCCTCTGACATATAAAGTGCAAGGGATTCATCCTAAAGGCCTTTCTACATTTCTGGTATCCAAGGTTTTTGCTCCTACACAACATCTGCAACATATAAAACATAATTTATTACTGAAGGTGCTGTCACAGTCACTGCATTTACAACGTTTACTCCCTTTGATGTTTCCCAATTATCTACCGAGGCCTGACTTCTTGGAAAAGACTGTTCCACAGTCACTACATTTCTACCCCCTATGGGCTCTCTGCAATTTAAGggctcagttcctggagaagacatTTCCACAGGCATGGTATTCATAGGGTTCTGTTCCTGTATGAGTTCACTCATGTAGAAAGGACTCCCTGAGGGAGGCTTTCCCATCTTCAGTGATTTTATCGCTTTCTCCCTTGTATGTGTTTCCTTATGTTTAACGAGGACTGACACATGGGCAAAAGTTTTGCCGCATTCACTACATCCATTCAGTCTCTCCCTGTTATGAGTTCGCTGATGTTGAATGAGTTTAGACTTGCTTCTAAAGGCTTTTTCACAATCACTACATTCATAAGGTCTCTCTCCTGTGTGAATTCTTTGATGCTTGGTCAGGTCTGACTTAAAAAAGAAGGTTCTTCTACACTCACtgcattcataaggcttctctcctgtGTGGAGTCTCTGATGCGCGATGAGGTATGCCTTCTGGGAAAAGGCTTTCCCGCACTTATTGCATCCATAgagtttctctccagtatgagacTGCTGATGTCTCTTGAGCCGACTCTTCCAAgtgaaggcttttccacattcactgCACATATACAGTTTCCCTCCCGTATGAGTTCTCTGATGTACCATGAGCTGTGACTTTCTGGGGAAAGTCTTCCCACATTCACTACATTCGTGCAATTTCTCTCCTACATACGTTTTATGATGGTCATTGGGCTGTGGCTTGATGTTACTGGGTTCACCACATCCATGGTATTTAATTCCACAAAAAGTTTTATCATGCTTCATGTGGACAGATAATTTCCCGTAACCACTAAACTCATCAGATTCCTTTCCTGTATATCTTCTATTCTGGACCACAAAACTTAAAGGAGGCTTCAAACTTTTATAATGCGAGTCAACCATACTGCCTCTTTGTGTTAAAGGAACAAGAATTTTGCTTAAATTGGAATTATTTGCAAGTGCATAACTTTGCTGACATCTTTCCAAACTTTTATTCTCGTTTTGGTTTTCTGAGTGACACTGCATGTGGTCAATCGCCCAAATTTCTTCtaggaaaaagaacaatgaaaacatCCATAATCATTTTAGAGGGAAAAAAGGGTACCACAATGCCATGGTTTGAACTGGGTCTTATAAGATCCCAGTCTAAAGAAATACACCCTATGGAAATGTCCCCTATGCtctgtggaaaaaaataaataataatataacaagaagaaaaaaaaacagctactATAGGAACAATGATGGATGGTCTACAAAGAATATATATAACTTAAGCATCTTTACCAATAGGGCCTTGCAAAATGGAGAAAGaagtagaaataaaaacaaattactcTCGGAAAGAACAAAAAATGATAGAAGACAATTTGATCTAAGATTGTAGAGGATGGATTCATTCATCCAATATTCATTTATTGAAAGGGTTTGTGCTTGGGACATTAAAGTGACTaatgtattctctgttttcattgAGCTGCTGTTCTAGATGGAAAAAACCATCAACAGGtaaacaaagaaataagaaaaatacagaatgtgaaAAACGGTATGAAGGAGGTGATACAGTAGTGGTAGGTCAATTTAGATAAATTATCCACAAGAGATGGAAAGTTGGGCTGACATCATAGGATACGAATGAGCACCATTATGTAAAGAACTATATGAAGTACAAAACAAGAAGAGGAACCATCCAATGCAAAAACACTGAGAGAGAAAAAACTTGGGCATGATCAAGAAATATAAGGCTGTTGGACCTGGAATATCCTGAGTGATGAAGTGGGAATAGTTAAGACTGGAAAGGTAGGCAGAATTGAGAACAAACAGATTCTACAAAAAGACTTTGGTAGAAATTGGTTTTATGCTAAGAACAATGACAGAAAGCCACTGAACATTTTTTGGCAGAAATACAAGATATTCTGAATTGATATTTCTGAAGGCCACATGACTGTATTATAGAGAATCAGAGATGAAATTGTAACAGAGAATACATGTGAGGCTATGGCAGAATTCAGGCAAGAGATAACAATAGCTTGTGTGTGACCACCATGGAGATGGAGAAACACAGGATATACTCAGGTGGAGGAAAAAGTACATAGGAAGGAAAAGATAAGATTCACTGTTAGAAAAAATATGGGGGGTAGTAAAAGGGAAGAATTAAGATAACTCCTAGGTATGTGGCTTAAGCATCTATGTAGGTGCTGGTGCCACTCAACATGATGAGGAAGATTAGGGGGATACATTCAGGCATGAGAAGAATCGAGTGCTCCATTTTGAGAAACATCGCGTTTGAGATGTTACTCTTGGATGGTATTTTCTTTCATTCCATGCGAATCTCTCTCAGAGTACAGTAATGTGGCAGTTCTTAAACTACAAAGGTCCAAGCAGAATTGCCTAGAAAGTCTTTCAAACTCCATATGCTCTGGTTCCTTTCATATCTAACAATAAAGGAACAGAAATTCAAGAGACAAAGCCTGAATAGCtcaaaaaaaatcccaaagaacCTACGCATATTCtgattaaaaagcaaaataaaaattaaaacaaaaatgaaacacaaTAACACCAAATCTACATTCAAGAAAGACGTGACGAATGGATGCAAGTGATATCATCAGTGAATTACTATGCTGACAAAActtgagaaaggaaaaaaaaaaatacagatcttTCTATATAACTAAAGAAACCTTATACCAACCAATAAAACAATACCATATAACATATTATCATGCCTCAGTTAGTGTGGTACGGATACAAAGCGGGGTAAGAATTAAGGAAAGAAGGAGTTCTAAGTACATACTGGGGTAGCCGAAAACTACTTCAAGGAGGTAAGAAAGAAAGTCAAAGTGAAAGAAGAAAGTACCTGCATGGAAAAATTACAACACTATGACATGCAGAGATACCAGCTCTCACATCACCTGATAATAACATAATGAAAAAGCTCTGGACACTAAAGCTCCAGGAGCTTCCGGGTTGGTGATAGATACCGATTCACCTGGGACGGTAGAGAGTCCCTTCTTGGGACATGGAAGTTGTGCACTGGGAACCCTCACAGATCTCGCCCCATATACCTCTTCATTTGCAGccttttttgctataataaaactataaTTGTACATATAGCAGTTTCCATGAGTTCTGTAAGTCATTCTAACAAATTATCGCACCCAAAGGAGTAGTGACAGCCAGCAGGTCACAAGTGAGGGGAGCCCTGGGAACCCCTGAGGTTACGGCTGGCATCCTGAAGGCGCAGTGGGAAAACAACAAATTTGTAGGCAGCAGGTAAGAAGTGAGGGTGCTATGGGGACTCACAAGGTTGTAGCTATCTTCTGAAGTCTCGAGTAGACTTTGCAGTCTGCAGGACtgccctttaacttgtgagatctgacctagctccaggtgattaggaagaggaagaagtgctgcatgtgcagctggtgtcagaacagaagcGGGACACTTGGTAACAAAAATATAAAGCACTGAATTGATCTTTAACAGTTTGATGTCAGAGACGTGGAATTTGATTTTTTCTCATTACTATCAGAGTGCAGAGAATTTAAATCTTTGGTACAGTGAGGTGAAGAATTATCGTACTCAACAAATTTAGTCTTTGTCCCTGGTTCGTAGGAGGTAAATTCTGAATTCTTATAATTTCCCAAGTGATTGAAATGTTTTTGTTATTTGCAGAGGGTTCAAGACAACACCTGACAGTTTATGGTAACAAGATGACTCAGGATGGAAACTGGCCACACCAGAAGGAACCGCCAGGGAGGAAATGGGGGCTGGAGATTCAGTTCAATGATGTGGCCAGTAATTCAGTCAACCATGCATATGTAATCAGACCTCAATAAAAACTCCAGACACTGAAGGTTGGATGAGCTTCCTGGTTAGTGGTGAACACCAATGCACCAGGAGAATTACACTTCCCTGAGAAATGGCAACTCCATGTTGTAGACCCTCCTAGACCTCGTTTTATGTGTCTcttcttttgtattctttttgctAAGAtaaaattgtacattttaagTACAACACTTTCCTGAGTTCTATGAGTTAttccagtgaattattgaacctgagGGGGTACAAATGTGAAGTGTCAAAACTGAACTAAACTGGTATTAGAGGGATATATGAATATATTCAATGATGCGGAAAACAAACTATCTGGGAAAAAGAAGGATTCTAGTTtttcatataccaaaaaaaacaaatccagtggcattgagttgattccaactcaatagcgaccctataggacagagtagaactgccccattcggtttacaagcagcacctggtggatttgaactgtgaaccttctggttagcggctgtagctcttaaccattatgccaccagggttcagagGGCAGCTGTCCTGGAAGGTGACAAAATACAGAGGATTGGAGTGCAAATCAGACATTTGAAAGTGAAGCGTTGTGTTACAAAGAATGTGATTTGGCCTTTGTCTTTAGTTTCCTGAAAGACAGCCTTTGGAATTACTTGAGCAATCAAGGTGTCTTTGTTTTCTAAAACAGCCAGGCAACActtaaaccaaagaaaaaaccaaacccactgcaggcAACACTTAGACATGTGTAAATGACTGGGAGCTCCAAAGACTACAACTGGCAACCAACCTCAGGAAGAGACAGGGACGTGACACAATCAATCACGCACATTTCACTGATTCAGTCAATGATGACTATGCAATAAGGTCAATAAAGACCCTTGGACATTGAAGTTCCTTTGACCTTCCAATCAATGATGCATGTCGGAGGGTCACACTTCTCTGGGGACATGACTCTGTGCCGAAaacccctcccagacctcacgTGTGCATCTCTTCAAGTGCATCCATTTATAGTTATATTAGAATTGTTACAGTGAAGTTAGTCCTTTACAGGGTTCTGCGAATCATTCTAGTGAATTATGGAACTTAGACAGGGGCAGTAAGCCAGCAGGGGGTGGCACGTGCCAATTTGGCATCAGAAGAACTGAGTTATTTTAACTTGTGAAGACACAGCTCCGGGTGGCTGAGGGCCAAAGAAAAGGTACATGGGCAGCTGATCTAAGGGACAATGTCCTTTTAACTTGTAAGGTCTGACCTAACTCCAGGCAgttagggtcagagaaagaaagtgaaaagtgggtggctggtgtcagagatAATGGAGAAATAGGAAAACCAGGATATAAGTAATCTTCACATTTTGAGAACTGGACTTGTACTGATCTTCATTTACACAAATGTCAATTTGGAAGATTCCACCCGAGAACAGAGAGCTTAGGCCTACGAAGGAAGTAAATATCTAATACAAGAATTAAGCAGAAGACAAACAGAATATGTGAAGCAAGGGAAGCAGAGGGAGAAAGAATTGATAGAGGTGCCCCGAGAGATGAGGAGTGTAATTTTTATATGAACTAAGGCGAGGTGGATTGTCAGGAAGGGAAATTAACTCTTTCAAAAGAGGCAGGGATATGAACAGTGCTGAGTGGGAGGTTGTCTGCAGGAGTAGAGAGGGGGGATTTCATAGCAATAAACATGAAGAATAGGAAGCAAGACAGTCacagaagaaaaggagaaaatgtgaggacattgggaagaatggaaccAGGCAAGAAATCAAGATCCTATATGAGACAGACTGCTGAGAttcaggagagagaaaaaaaggcagaCAACATCCTTTAATAATAGGCAAGTAAAAACAGTCCTAATCAAGAACAGAGATGCTGAACGTACTGATTAGCACTTTGGGGTAGCAGCTGGTACAAGAAAAGGTCTCCAAACAACATTTGAAAAGTGTCAACCCTTCACTGACCAACTGGGATCTTGGTGTCATTTCTGCCCATTGTCTCACTTGTCACTCACCTAGACTGGTCCGACTGTGGATTGCTCCCTCCAGTATCCATGGTGGTTCTCCTTGCTCCAACTTGAAGATTGAATTTGGTTTGGTAGCTAGGTACCCTGAAATGGGAAATCACTGAACACTTGGCACCAAATATTCATGTTTGGGGAAGCTATCGAAACTGGAGAAAGTTGTATTTCAGGAACATTATTTGTATTTTGGTAAGTAAAAACCTGTTATTCTGGAGGAGAATAAGTCTATGACCTACAAGGCTCAGTCtaaatactaaatatttatgggGTCCTTCAGATTTCaccaaattaaagagaaaaaaataattgataGAGCCCACAGTGAGTGACCCCATGATGCTGTCCTTACCTACTGACACCAGGTTGTTGTAGTTCTCCAACATCACGTCCTTGTACAGGTCCTTCTGAGAGGGGTCCAATAACTGCCACTCCTCCCAGGTGAAGCCCACAGCCACATCCTCAAATGATAAGGATCCCTGTAATAATACATTGCAACGGAATCTGAGGTGGATATCAATAGATGATGAGGAAAAGATGGACAGGAACATGTTCTGATCATTTGCCCCATGATAAATTGTGCACACTGATACTATTTCACATACCATAGGACCAAGAATTCTACTGGTTAGTTTTTCCTAGCCTAAAAAAAAGACTGCGACAGTATTTGTGCATATGTAAGACGATGTGCAATAAGAATGTTCATTATTTCATTGTTTATCACACTGACAAACTATCAATAACCTAAATTTCCATTAAAAGCAGACAGAGCAAAAATACATGTCAATGCTATGAAATTCACAAATTAAAATCAATGAAGTTATGCATATATACTAACTCTAAGGCATtctcttaaatgaaaaaaatcaagccccCGAACAGTATATATTATGATCCAAGATACGAAAAAAATACTTAATAACATGTACAACAGTATATGTAcaaatacatgtgtgtatacagAAGTTTATATGAGTATACAAATAAATGTAGACATAGTCTACCACAGGTAAATTCACAGAATGGGACTGAATGGAGACCCAAACCATTCATATTTGTTACCTTTGGATTGGTAGTTGGGTGGGAAAGAATAAGGCATATTCTCTTTTTCTACAAATATTTCTAGTTGCTTAAATC from Loxodonta africana isolate mLoxAfr1 chromosome 11, mLoxAfr1.hap2, whole genome shotgun sequence includes these protein-coding regions:
- the LOC100668894 gene encoding zinc finger protein 577-like isoform X4, which encodes MTKAQGSLSFEDVAVGFTWEEWQLLDPSQKDLYKDVMLENYNNLVSVGYLATKPNSIFKLEQGEPPWILEGAIHSRTSLEIWAIDHMQCHSENQNENKSLERCQQSYALANNSNLSKILVPLTQRGSMVDSHYKSLKPPLSFVVQNRRYTGKESDEFSGYGKLSVHMKHDKTFCGIKYHGCGEPSNIKPQPNDHHKTYVGEKLHECSECGKTFPRKSQLMVHQRTHTGGKLYMCSECGKAFTWKSRLKRHQQSHTGEKLYGCNKCGKAFSQKAYLIAHQRLHTGEKPYECSECRRTFFFKSDLTKHQRIHTGERPYECSDCEKAFRSKSKLIQHQRTHNRERLNGCSECGKTFAHVSVLVKHKETHTREKAIKSLKMGKPPSGSPFYMSELIQEQNPMNTMPVEMSSPGTEPLNCREPIGGRNVVTVEQSFPRSQASVDNWETSKGVNVVNAVTVTAPSVINYVLYVADVV
- the LOC100668894 gene encoding zinc finger protein 577-like isoform X3, translating into MTKAQGSLSFEDVAVGFTWEEWQLLDPSQKDLYKDVMLENYNNLVSVGYLATKPNSIFKLEQGEPPWILEGAIHSRTSLEEIWAIDHMQCHSENQNENKSLERCQQSYALANNSNLSKILVPLTQRGSMVDSHYKSLKPPLSFVVQNRRYTGKESDEFSGYGKLSVHMKHDKTFCGIKYHGCGEPSNIKPQPNDHHKTYVGEKLHECSECGKTFPRKSQLMVHQRTHTGGKLYMCSECGKAFTWKSRLKRHQQSHTGEKLYGCNKCGKAFSQKAYLIAHQRLHTGEKPYECSECRRTFFFKSDLTKHQRIHTGERPYECSDCEKAFRSKSKLIQHQRTHNRERLNGCSECGKTFAHVSVLVKHKETHTREKAIKSLKMGKPPSGSPFYMSELIQEQNPMNTMPVEMSSPGTEPLNCREPIGGRNVVTVEQSFPRSQASVDNWETSKGVNVVNAVTVTAPSVINYVLYVADVV